In Babesia bovis T2Bo chromosome 3, whole genome shotgun sequence, the genomic window ATCGCACAGGCTTATTTCGGAGTAATGCAGCTGCCGTGCTGTTTCCAGGTATATAGGGTAGAACTTGACTCCATCATCTCCAATTTCCATGAGGCAGCAGTGCTTCGGCTCCATTTCACCAGTGGCCAACGACGTCTGTATAGTGGAACCCATTTGGAGCACCTTGAACCCTCGGGTCTCACTCAACATTGGGAACTTGAGGCACTCATGTTCATGCCCCCAAATCACCAGGTCCAGCCAGTCGGGCAGAAACTCCTCTGGAATGAAGTCCTTGGCCTTCACCCCGCGCCTCGGGTATCGGTTTTCATGGAACAGTAGCACTTTGTAGTAGCTAATGCCAGTATTCACTGGCGGTACAAATACTACCTTGTTTTCCTCGAATGCCTTATACAAGAACTCTTCCTTTACCCAACCCATTCCGTATAGCGCTAGATGGATATCACCCTTACTGATACATATTGGGTGTACCTCTACCTTGGTCATGTCAGTAACTGTCCCAAAGAAGGTAACCAGACCCGAGACATCCAGGAGATCAATTGGACTTAGCCCGTTCATGGTAGTTGGGTTATCGTGGTTTCCGTGTATAACAAAGAATGGTACACGAGCTTCCTTTGTTATGGTCCCGTCAATAAACTTCAATGCCTCCAGGCGCTTGGTTTCACTCCGCACTGCACAGCTTTTCGGCAGACGTATGTTCAGGGGCAGGGGTGACGTCAAATCTGACTTTCGGCAATATCGTCGCAGTAACTCCATGGTCCTGTAAATAACAGATCTGGATGGATGCGAGTCGTCAAAAAGGTCGCCTGCGTGTAGTATCCCGTCAACCTGGAGATACTTGGCCAGGAATAGCACTTCTTGGAACGCGTTGAACGAATCATTTTCACGGATAGGATCTGTTTCCTTATGTCCAAGGTGGGTATCGGTAAATATCATGAACCTTAACTTGCTCCCATGCAACGGGTCTGTGGTCAGTGTCAAAACAGTTTTGGGCTCTCGGTTGGGTGCGATAGTCAGAGGTAGGTTAAAACGTTTCTCCAAGGATACACTGTGGGTCCCGATATAAGGTTGTTTTAACGTAGGCAAGTGCGTATCAACGGGCCGGGCGCTTGCCAGGATGGTAGAAAGTGATGTCCCCTCTTTGCGTACCGCTTCAGTGGGTATTTCTTCAGGTACTCCACCAGCCATGTGACCAACTGAGGAGATACGGTGTGAACCGTTACCCAGTAGAGATCCATTGTCTGAGTTTGACACGCTGGAATTGAGATCACATATATCCAATTCTGCTATCACTGAGCTGGATAGTGCCCTTTCAAGGTCAGTGTTCGTGACTTCAGTTGATATATTTCCTGGCTTTGGGTCACGGACTATTGGTTTCTGCTCTGCTCGTTGCTGGATAGGGCGTAGCAGGTCAGCCACGCTTGATATGTTTGAACGCGAGGAGATGAACGACAGCGGGTTGCGCTTTGGCAATACCGGTCTATCAGGCGATATCGTGTTCTCAATATCATTTTTCATGACACTATTCCATACGGTCTTGAACGACGTGAATCTAGGCGGCATCTTGTAGGGTACCCAAGTTCAATATCACTCGGAAAGAGCTCTAGTTAAAATATGCCAGATTGGCCGATACACATGTACTCAACAGGTACATGTTGAGAAGGAAGGAACGATCTTCCTTCCACTAGCGATCCTAGGAACCATACACCTGCTATCCACTGTATGTGTAACATCAGTTAGAGTAACTGGAGAGCAAATGCAGTAATAATACGTACACAGCCGGCAAATAACGCGGTAGCTAGTAGCTGTTGTACCGTTGGTGTGTAGGTCCTGGCATGGGCATGAATGAATGCGATATGGGACTAATCGGGTACCAGAGATCCCTTTGGCCCTTTTAATGACTCCTAGAGCACCTAGatctattatattttgGCGCTTTTCCTTTTCTTAGACCCCATAAGACGCCGTGTCTAGGGGACCGGCGTCGTTGCCAGTTGTCAATTTACCGTATAATTGTACACACATGTGTGCTTGTAGCAGGATTGTTTATAACTTTGGGGAGCGGCAAATGCAGAGGCCATTCCTTGCTTTAAGCTATCTCTGCAGCTTTGTTCGGAGGTCTGGCAGTACTGACCAAGCCTTCCGCAGGTTATCGACAAGTGCGGGTTTCAGGGTTGACAGGGATAACAGCTCCACGATGGCTAAAATTCAGGTAAAGAATCCAATTGTTGAGCTTGACGGCGATGAGATGACACGTGTCATGTGGTCCTCGGTCAAGGAGAAGGTATGCTCTCTAGGTTATATCCACACACATACTTCTGCAGCTCATTTTGCCATACGTCGACATTCCTTTGCTATACTACGATCTCTCATTGCCAAACCGTGACGCTACTGACGACAAGGTAATACACATTGAGTCAGTTACATTATGTAGGTAACATTTGAGGCTGCCGAGGCTATTAAACAGGTCGGTATCGGTGTTAAGTGTGCCACTATTACTCCTGATGAGGCTCGTTTGAAGGAGTTTGGTCTTAAGCGGATGTATAGATCTCCTAACGGTACCATAAGGAACATTTTGGACGGTACTGTATTCAGGTCACCTATTTTAACCAAGACTG contains:
- a CDS encoding DNA repair protein Mre11 family protein yields the protein MPPRFTSFKTVWNSVMKNDIENTISPDRPVLPKRNPLSFISSRSNISSVADLLRPIQQRAEQKPIVRDPKPGNISTEVTNTDLERALSSSVIAELDICDLNSSVSNSDNGSLLGNGSHRISSVGHMAGGVPEEIPTEAVRKEGTSLSTILASARPVDTHLPTLKQPYIGTHSVSLEKRFNLPLTIAPNREPKTVLTLTTDPLHGSKLRFMIFTDTHLGHKETDPIRENDSFNAFQEVLFLAKYLQVDGILHAGDLFDDSHPSRSVIYRTMELLRRYCRKSDLTSPLPLNIRLPKSCAVRSETKRLEALKFIDGTITKEARVPFFVIHGNHDNPTTMNGLSPIDLLDVSGLVTFFGTVTDMTKVEVHPICISKGDIHLALYGMGWVKEEFLYKAFEENKVVFVPPVNTGISYYKVLLFHENRYPRRGVKAKDFIPEEFLPDWLDLVIWGHEHECLKFPMLSETRGFKVLQMGSTIQTSLATGEMEPKHCCLMEIGDDGVKFYPIYLETARQLHYSEISLCDIGVSPKGGEKDIFKKLVFTMDNILRNMPERPRTPLCISAVADIVMPDKECELSEAIESAQAMPLVRVRVDHSGYDSINPRTFGARYVDRVANPNDLLRFWLKNPVRPIKAKESPQSTHLDIRNTVYPLVEEACRLKLFLERDLNGAVERFAVGMENGAITDYISRAVRSMKEAVISDMAIHIGDHLCEEVYIGLVERAIIARTQAARTVGGGNISPAMNRQMPGSSTPKNTSPVSATTNQRFAHGKPNGYDYNPRNDQQNVKLGINIPELNIINEIHSMANDPRKDIRNEPRDMRNSRSKNDKLVSSTTHGDLPLAGCFRTGLSPYNGNHVPDSQGPSSNNTGSTQMLSSTQSSKRSRYIEDYFAELLLDENVKRACVEYLERTEKNNVAVNQGGAEIANPEYLQLDGILRNEEPLKVSDFDDGPMHGIVKNMNQHGRMHTDGVDITRTTPLNSSAGYKNGLEISLNGEFGFQSNRCYADTSKSSPSSSPKSGSLRDSQSASLSQGFRTTLISMFFNSKG